From the Patescibacteria group bacterium genome, the window TTAAATCATGGAATTTAATTGGTTGCAATACAATGTTTTGAACTTTTTGTTCTGGTTGAAATGAAGGATTTATGGATTATGATAATTTTCAGAATAGTGTTATGGTGATGCAAAGAAAACTCCAGTTAAGGAGGAGGGGGTGTTTTCAGCTTTTTGTGGCTATCAGATGGTGGGTTTTCTAAGTGTTGAAGGCATATCGGTTATGCTGTCCCATGCCATAAAGTTAAACTGTGCTAACATGAGGCTAGTCTATGAATTCTAAAGCATTTAGTTATCCAATCATTATTAAAGAAAGTAATCTAGATACCTTCGGTCATGTGAATAATGCTGCTTATCTCACTTTATTTGAAGATGCGCGTTGGGATTTAATAACACAAAATGGTTACGGGTTGAATAAAATTAAAGAAACAGGGTTGGGTCCGGTGGTTTTAGAAATGAAACTACGTTTTGTAAAGGAAATCCGATTAAGAGAAGCGATTGTTAT encodes:
- a CDS encoding acyl-CoA thioesterase, whose protein sequence is MNSKAFSYPIIIKESNLDTFGHVNNAAYLTLFEDARWDLITQNGYGLNKIKETGLGPVVLEMKLRFVKEIRLREAIVIETQMLSYEQKIGRLMQTMLRAGEVCCSAEMLIGLFDLEQRKLVLPTDEWLKAIGL